The proteins below are encoded in one region of Oreochromis niloticus isolate F11D_XX linkage group LG6, O_niloticus_UMD_NMBU, whole genome shotgun sequence:
- the LOC100705886 gene encoding LOW QUALITY PROTEIN: metal transporter CNNM1 (The sequence of the model RefSeq protein was modified relative to this genomic sequence to represent the inferred CDS: deleted 2 bases in 1 codon), producing MAASDAAARYRAVSLLCCGAPLSLSRLLLLLCTCSLLPAPALGLLGFRPEETGAELSVEDGVLKATEGTRFILRVYYSTSSQRLNRARANNAAPWIAFIEEPAPGREGQVHPKRNMCMDKNASTSDIEVLGSFKSASSQNSVLVELLAKDLRRGEKIKYYSMCAFDGSKWEHYRTRDFWVAVKERSAVPELWLQVLVSVLLLGLSALFSGLNLSLLALDPVELQVLQNSGTDTEQNYARKIESVRRHGNYVLCTLLLGNAIINASLAVWMCQILGMTWLSTVICAFGIFFIGEILPHSVASRHGLAIASKTIWVTRLLMVLSFPISYPISKLLDLILNQEISNFYTREKLLEMLRVTDPYHDLVKEELNIIQGALELRTKTVEDVLTPLTDCFMLASDAVLDFNTMSEIMQSGYTRIPVFENERSNIVDILFVKDLAFVDPDDCTPLKTITQFYKHPLHCVFNDTKLDAMLEEFKKGKSHLAIVQRVNNEGEGDPFYEVMGIVTLEDVIEEIIKSEILDETDLYTDNRTKRRVSHHERKQQDFSIFKLSENEMKVKISPQLLLATHRFLSTEVEPFKPTHISEKILLRLIKHPSVVQELKFDEKNKRASQHFLFQRNKPVDYFILVLQGRVEVEFGKEALKFENGAFSYFGVPAIMPAVHRSPSRSSGLDRSESMLYGGKHEPAEWRGGVYLPDYSVRQLTHLQLIKITRSHYQNAVTATRMDSSPQTPDADTRLTESNSPTPGPPAPEPTTTTLMPPEHTTATLMPPPRETSRPSSARTRGQQSSVPHSTSLLNEKNRIVRSKSDGQKSPSDSVFLRMDEIPYIREDRCEPDRHADMASVPIETDTSPFISSLSLSGSEDTLGKKLLLKLSHKKRKKSREGEKTPEDISEQPLVKT from the exons ATGGCTGCATCCGATGCGGCCGCGCGATACCGAGCCGTCTCCCTGCTCTGCTGCGGGGCTCCGCTCTCTCTGAGCCGGCTGCTCCTGCTCCTCTGCACCTGTTCGCTGCTGCCAGCCCCGGCACTCGGCTTGCTCGGCTTCCGACCAGAGGAGACCGGGGCGGAGCTGTCCGTGGAGGACGGGGTGCTGAAAGCCACCGAGGGGACTCGCTTCATACTTCGGGTGTACTATTCCACCTCCTCGCAGAGACTCAACCGTGCTCGTGCCAACAACGCCGCGCCCTGGATCGCCTTCATCGAAGAGCCAGCTCCCGGCAGAGAGGGGCAAGTTCACCCGAAGCGGAACATGTGCATGGACAAGAACGCCAGCACCTCCGACATCGAGGTTTTGGGCTCTTTCAAGTCTGCTTCCAGTCAGAACTCGGTGCTGGTGGAGCTGCTGGCCAAAGACCTGAGGAGAGGGGAGAAGATTAAATATTATTCCATGTGCGCCTTTGACGGATCCAAATGGGAACACTACCGGACGAGAGATTTCTGGGTGGCCGTGAAGGAGCGCTCTGCAGTGCCGGAGCTCTGGCTGCAAGTGCTGGTCTCCGTCCTCCTGCTCGGGCTGTCAGCTCTGTTCAGCGGGCTGAACTTGAGCCTGCTGGCGCTAGATCCAGTGGAGCTACAGGTCCTCCAGAACAGCGGCACCGACACCGAGCAGAACTACGCGCGGAAAATCGAGTCTGTGCGTCGGCACGGTAACTACGTCCTGTGCACTTTACTGCTGGGGAACGCGATCATAAACGCCTCGCTCGCCGTGTGGATGTGCCAGATACTGGGCATGACCTGGCTCTCCACGGTCATCTGCGCCTTCGGGATCTTCTTCATCGGGGAGATTCTTCCACACTCGGTCGCATCGCGCCACGGCCTGGCCATCGCGTCCAAAACCATCTGGGTGACACGGCTGCTCATGGTGCTCTCCTTCCCCATCTCATACCCCATCAGCAAGCTGCTGGACCTCATCCTAAACCAGGAGATTTCCAACTTCTACACCAGAGAAAAACTCCTGGAAATGCTGCGAGTCACTGACCCGTACCACGACCTGGTAAAAGAAGAGCTCAACATCATCCAGGGAGCACTAGAACTGCGCACCAAAACCGTGGAGGACGTCCTGACCCCGCTGACCGACTGCTTCATGCTGGCCTCGGACGCGGTGCTGGACTTCAACACCATGTCCGAGATCATGCAGAGCGGATACACGAGGATTCCGGTATTTGAGAACGAGAGATCCAATATTGTGGACATTCTGTTTGTGAAGGACCTGGCGTTTGTGGACCCGGACGACTGCACCCCCCTGAAGACCATCACCCAGTTCTACAAACACCCGCTGCACTGCGTCTTCAACGACACTAAACTGGACGCCATGCTGGAGGAGTTCAAGAAAG GCAAGTCCCACCTCGCCATCGTGCAGCGCGTTAACAATGAGGGTGAGGGTGACCCTTTCTACGAGGTGATGGGCATCGTGACCCTGGAGGATGTCATTGAGGAAATCATCAAATCAGAGATCTTGGATGAGACAGATCTCTACA CTGATAATCGCACAAAGCGTCGTGTTTCTCATCATGAGCGAAAGCAGCAGGACTTCtccatcttcaaactgtcaGAAAATGAGATGAAAGTGAAGATTTCCCCCCAGCTTCTCCTGGCAACACATCGTTTCCTCTCCACAG aGGTGGAGCCCTTCAAACCAACACACATCTCAGAGAAGATCTTATTGAGGCTCATCAAACACCCCAGTGTGGTTCAAGAACTCAAGTTTGATGAGAAGAACAAGCGAGCCTCTCAGCACTTCCTGTTCCAGCGCAACAAACCAGTGGACTATTTCATCCTAGTGCTACAG GGTCGAGTTGAAGTAGAGTTTGGTAAGGAGGCACTGAAGTTTGAGAATGGAGCGTTCTCTTATTTCGGGGTCCCGGCCATCATGCCAGCAG TCCACAGATCGCCCTCTCGTAGCAGCGGTTTGGACCGCTCTGAGTCGATGCTCTATGGGGGGAAGCATGAGCCAGCTGAATGGAGGGGGGGA GTCTACCTGCCAGACTACTCTGTAAGGCAGCTCACTCACCTTCAGCTCATCAAG ATCACCCGGAGTCACTACCAGAATGCAGTAACAGCTACCCGGATGGACAGCTCCCCTCAGACCCCTGATGCTGACACCCGTCTGACAGAAAGCAACTCCCCGACCCCCGGGCCTCCAGCACCAGagcccaccaccaccacactgaTGCCCCCAGAGCACACTACTGCCACCCTTATGCCCCCACCCAGGGAGACCAGTCGGCCCAGTTCAGCCCGAACCCGGGGACAGCAGTCCAGTGTACCGCACAGCACCTCCCTGCTCAATGAGAAGAACCGCATTGTCC GCAGCAAGTCTGATGGCCAGAAGAGTCCGAGTGATTCGGTGTTTCTGAGGATGGATGAGATCCCCTAcatcagagaggacagatgTGAGCCTGACAGACATGCTG ACATGGCCTCTGTTCCCATAGAAACGGACACATCCCCTTTCATCAGCAGCCTGTCGCTGAGTGGTTCAGAGGACACACTGGGCAAGAAACTGCTGCTCAAACTaa gccacaagaagaggaaaaaatctCGTGAAGGGGAAAAGACACCAGAGGACATTTCAGAGCAGCCGCTGGTGAAAACCTAG
- the LOC100691210 gene encoding aspartate aminotransferase, cytoplasmic: MSLFSDVPQAPPVAVFKLTADFREDTHPQKVNLGVGAYRTDDCQPWVLPVVKKVERLIVEDESLNHEYLPILGLPEFRSAASKVALGDDSPAIKENRVGGVQALGGTGALRIGAEFLRRWYNSVNNTATPVYVSAPTWENHNGVFADAGFKDIRPYHYWDAAKRGLDLAGFLDDLEKAPEYSIFVLHACAHNPTGTDPTQEEWKQIAEVMKRRKLYVFFDSAYQGFASGSLEKDAWAIRFFVSEGFELFIAQSFSKNFGLYNERVGNLTVVSKDNENLTRVLSQMEKIVRTTWSNPPSQGARIVSKTLNCPELFEEWKGNVKTMADRVLLMRDQLKAKLQALGTPGTWDHITQQIGMFSFTGLTPKQVEYMIKEKHVYLMASGRINMCGLTSKNIDYVAQSIHEAVTKVQ, encoded by the exons CTTACCGTACTGATGACTGCCAGCCCTGGGTGCTGCCGGTGGTGAAAAAGGTGGAGCGGCTCATCGTGGAGGACGAAAGCCTGAACCACGAGTATCTGCCCATCCTCGGTCTGCCAGAGTTCCGCTCCGCTGCCTCAAAGGTCGCCCTTGGAGACGATAGCCCTGCCATCAAGGAGAACAGG GTTGGAGGAGTCCAGGCCCTGGGTGGGACAGGTGCACTGAGGATCGGGGCAGAGTTTCTGCGGCGGTGGTACAACAGCGTCAACAACACAGCCACGCCTGTCTACGTCTCAGCACCCACCTGGG AGAACCACAATGGTGTATTTGCTGATGCTGGCTTCAAAGATATCCGCCCCTACCACTACTGGGATGCTGCCAAGAGGGGCCTGGACCTCGCTGGGTTCCTGGATGATTTGGAG AAAGCTCCAGAGTACTCCATCTTTGTCCTCCATGCCTGCGCACACAACCCCACTGGCACCGACCCGACCCAGGAGGAATGGAAGCAGATCGCAGAAGTGATGAAG AGGAGGAAGCTATATGTGTTCTTTGACTCCGCCTACCAAGGCTTCGCCTCAGGCTCTCTGGAAAAAGACGCCTGGGCCATCCGCTTCTTTGTCTCCGAGGGCTTTGAGCTTTTCATAGCTCAGTCCTTCTCCAAAAACTTTGGCCTGTACA ATGAGAGAGTGGGGAACCTGACAGTGGTTTCCAAGGACAACGAAAACCTAACCCGCGTTCTGTCCCAGATGGAGAAGATTGTCAGGACGACCTGGTCCAACCCACCTTCTCAGGGAGCACGCATTGTCAGCAAGACCCTCAACTGCCCTGAGCTGTTTGAAGAATG GAAGGGTAATGTGAAGACCATGGCAGACCGAGTTCTGTTGATGAGGGATCAGCTGAAGGCCAAGCTGCAAGCTCTGGGCACCCCGGGGACCTGGGACCACATCACTCAGCAGATTGGCATGTTCAGCTTCACCGGCCTAACTC CCAAACAGGTGGAGTACATGATCAAAGAGAAGCACGTGTACCTGATGGCCAGCGGTCGCATCAACATGTGCGGCCTGACCAGCAAGAACATCGACTACGTCGCTCAGTCCATCCACGAGGCCGTCACCAAAGTCCAGTAA